A genomic segment from Pseudoxanthomonas sp. CF385 encodes:
- a CDS encoding ribokinase, producing the protein MTTSSSLSARVAVVGSFNVDHVWRCDALPAAGATIAGRYASGAGGKGFNQAMAAARSGAATTFVCALGDDAGGALARGLAAEDGLDLRTQASDEPTGTAGIYVDAHGRNTIVIGAGANAVLDPAFLAAQEEVLASAAVLLTQLESPADTVLAALQNARQRGATTVLNPAPANAGTTTELLAQADVITPNETEFAALLARHLGERLSADDVATLDGVTLHQHCRQLFPHGTVVVTLGATGVYVSHPDEALRGDARPHYRVAAEAATVVDTTGAGDAFNGALAASLAENAASSFADHVRFANRYAALSTERAGAALAMPTRAELLARHPE; encoded by the coding sequence ATGACCACGTCCTCTTCCCTGTCCGCCCGCGTCGCCGTCGTGGGCTCCTTCAATGTCGACCACGTGTGGCGTTGCGATGCCTTGCCGGCCGCCGGCGCCACCATCGCTGGCCGCTACGCCAGCGGTGCGGGCGGCAAGGGCTTCAACCAGGCCATGGCCGCGGCGCGCTCAGGCGCGGCCACCACGTTCGTGTGCGCGCTGGGCGACGATGCGGGCGGCGCGCTCGCCCGCGGGCTGGCGGCGGAGGACGGGCTCGATTTGCGCACCCAGGCCAGCGACGAACCCACCGGGACCGCCGGCATCTACGTGGACGCGCACGGCCGCAACACCATCGTGATCGGTGCGGGCGCCAACGCCGTGCTGGATCCGGCGTTCCTGGCGGCGCAGGAAGAGGTCCTGGCCTCCGCCGCCGTCCTGTTGACCCAGTTGGAGTCGCCCGCGGACACCGTGTTGGCCGCGCTGCAGAACGCGCGCCAGCGGGGCGCGACGACCGTCCTGAATCCGGCGCCGGCCAACGCCGGCACCACGACCGAACTGCTGGCCCAGGCCGACGTCATCACGCCGAACGAGACGGAGTTCGCCGCGCTGCTGGCCCGCCACCTTGGCGAACGCCTGAGCGCGGACGACGTGGCCACGCTCGATGGCGTGACACTGCACCAGCATTGCCGCCAGTTGTTCCCCCACGGCACGGTGGTGGTGACGCTGGGCGCCACCGGCGTGTATGTCTCGCACCCCGACGAGGCGCTGCGGGGAGACGCGCGTCCGCACTATCGCGTCGCCGCCGAAGCGGCGACCGTGGTGGATACCACCGGGGCTGGCGACGCGTTCAATGGCGCGCTCGCGGCGTCGCTCGCGGAGAACGCGGCGTCTTCCTTCGCCGACCACGTGCGCTTCGCCAACCGCTATGCCGCGCTGTCGACGGAACGCGCCGGCGCCGCGCTGGCGATGCCGACGCGTGCGGAGTTGCTGGCGCGGCATCCGGAGTAA
- a CDS encoding nucleoside transporter C-terminal domain-containing protein: MLEVLGRIGFGLFGLAVLIGIVWLFSNNRKAIDWKLVATGVTLQIGFAALVLLVPGGREVFDWLGHGFVKILEFVKAGSGFIFGSLMDTEKFGFIFAFQVLPTIIFFAALMGVMYHLGVMQFIVRMMALAITKVMRVSGAETTSVCASVFIGQTEAPLTVRPYIPKMTESELITMMIGGMAHIAGGVLAAYVGMLGGGDPEQQAFYAKHLLAASIMAAPATLVVAKLLIPETGTPLTRGTVKMEVEKTSSNIIDAAAAGAGDGLRLALNIGAMLLAFIALIALINAPLTWLGEITGLASAIGKPTDLATIFGYLLAPIAWVIGVPWQDATTVGSLIGQKVVINEFVAYLQLAGIVNGQTPGVTLTEEGRLIATYALCGFANFSSIAIQIGGIGGLAPERRSDLARFGLRAVLGGTIATLMTATIAGVLSHFG, encoded by the coding sequence ATGCTGGAAGTCTTGGGGCGGATCGGCTTCGGCCTGTTCGGCCTGGCGGTGCTGATCGGCATCGTCTGGCTGTTTTCCAACAACCGGAAGGCCATCGACTGGAAGCTGGTCGCCACGGGCGTCACGCTGCAGATCGGCTTCGCCGCCCTGGTGTTGCTGGTGCCGGGCGGGCGTGAAGTCTTCGACTGGCTGGGCCACGGCTTCGTGAAGATCCTGGAGTTCGTGAAGGCAGGCTCGGGCTTCATCTTCGGCAGCCTGATGGATACCGAAAAGTTCGGCTTCATCTTCGCCTTCCAGGTGCTGCCCACCATCATCTTCTTCGCTGCGCTGATGGGCGTGATGTACCACCTCGGCGTGATGCAGTTCATCGTGCGGATGATGGCGCTGGCGATCACCAAGGTGATGCGTGTGTCGGGCGCCGAGACCACCAGCGTCTGCGCGAGCGTATTCATCGGACAGACGGAGGCGCCGCTGACGGTGCGTCCGTACATTCCCAAGATGACCGAGTCCGAGCTGATCACGATGATGATCGGCGGCATGGCCCACATCGCAGGCGGCGTGCTGGCGGCCTATGTGGGCATGCTCGGCGGCGGCGATCCGGAACAGCAGGCCTTCTATGCCAAGCACCTGCTGGCCGCGTCGATCATGGCGGCGCCCGCCACGCTGGTGGTGGCGAAGTTGCTCATCCCCGAAACCGGCACGCCGCTGACCCGCGGCACGGTGAAGATGGAAGTCGAGAAGACGTCCAGCAACATCATCGACGCCGCTGCCGCCGGCGCGGGCGATGGCCTGAGGCTGGCGCTGAACATCGGCGCGATGCTGCTGGCCTTCATCGCCCTGATCGCCCTGATCAACGCGCCGCTGACCTGGCTGGGCGAGATCACGGGCCTGGCGTCGGCCATCGGCAAGCCGACCGACCTGGCCACCATCTTCGGTTACCTGCTGGCGCCGATCGCCTGGGTGATCGGCGTGCCGTGGCAGGACGCGACCACGGTGGGTTCGCTGATCGGCCAGAAGGTGGTCATCAACGAATTCGTCGCCTACCTGCAGCTGGCCGGCATCGTGAACGGGCAGACGCCCGGCGTGACGCTGACCGAGGAAGGTCGCCTGATCGCGACCTACGCGCTGTGCGGCTTCGCCAACTTCAGCTCGATCGCGATCCAGATCGGCGGCATCGGCGGCCTGGCGCCGGAGCGGCGTTCCGACCTGGCGCGGTTCGGCCTGCGCGCCGTGCTCGGCGGCACCATCGCCACGCTGATGACGGCCACCATCGCCGGCGTGCTGTCGCACTTCGGCTGA
- a CDS encoding TMEM165/GDT1 family protein, with protein MLSLHALLVSTGTVTLAEIGDKTQLLALLLAARYRKPWPIALGILAATLVNHAISAWLGAELTEWLSPEVLRWVVAGSFLAVALWTLKPDTLEDEADNLPAHGAFLATTVAFFLAEIGDKTQVATVLLATKYDPLWQVIAGTTIGMLLANLPVVWLGHRFADKLPLKLARSLAAVVFLALAAWVAWRGVG; from the coding sequence ATGTTGTCCCTGCACGCCCTGCTGGTCTCCACCGGCACCGTCACGCTTGCCGAAATCGGCGACAAGACCCAATTGCTGGCCCTGCTGCTGGCCGCCCGCTACCGCAAGCCGTGGCCGATCGCGCTGGGCATCCTGGCCGCGACCCTGGTCAACCACGCGATCTCCGCCTGGCTGGGTGCCGAGTTGACCGAATGGCTGTCTCCCGAGGTCCTGCGCTGGGTCGTGGCGGGCAGCTTCCTGGCCGTGGCGCTGTGGACGCTCAAGCCCGACACCCTGGAGGACGAAGCCGACAACCTGCCGGCGCATGGCGCCTTCCTGGCCACCACGGTGGCGTTCTTCCTGGCCGAGATCGGCGACAAGACCCAGGTCGCGACGGTCCTGCTGGCCACCAAGTACGACCCGCTGTGGCAGGTCATCGCCGGCACCACGATCGGCATGCTTCTGGCCAACCTGCCGGTGGTCTGGCTGGGCCACCGTTTCGCCGACAAGCTGCCGCTGAAGCTGGCCCGCAGTCTGGCGGCCGTGGTGTTCCTCGCCCTCGCCGCGTGGGTGGCCTGGCGCGGCGTAGGCTGA